A window of Trueperaceae bacterium genomic DNA:
GCAACATCGCGCTGGTCCAGCGCGGCACGTGCGCGTTCGGCCTCAAGGCCCAGAACGCGCTGGACCATGGTGCCGCGGCCATCCTGATCGGCAACCAGGGCGACACGGAGGACCGCATGCTGCCGCCCAACGGCACCTTCGGCGACGCCCCCATAGCCATCATCGGCGTGCCGATCTCGTACGAGCTGATGGTCGAGCTGTCCGAGACTGACGGCGTGGTCGTCGCGGTCGACACCGACACGTCGGACAACCGCGCCGCCCTCAGCCCGCAGGCGCTGCCGCTGGTCCAGTGGCGCCTGGCCGAGGACCTGGTGCCCATCCAAGGCGCCATCGACCGGGACGGCAACGTCACGCGCTTCGGCGACTGAGCGCCCCGCGGCGGGGCCCCGAGCCGCCGCCACGGCAGAACCGCGGGAGGCGCCCCCTAGGGGGCGCCTCCCGCCGTCGGGGCGGTGCCGACGCGTCGCCACCGCCGGCCGGCCCGGGCTATGCTCGCCTGCGTCGCTCGCCCCAACGCCAACGCCGCGGACGCCAGCTCGCGGCACGGAGGAGACATGGCAGAGAGCATCGAATCGGTCCTGCAGGAGTCCCGCACCTTCTCCCCCTCCGAGTCGTTCCGCTCGCGGGCGCACGTCTCCGACCCGGCCGAGTTCCAGCGCATGTACCGGCGGTCGCTCGACGACCCCGAGGGGTTCTGGGGCGACGCCGCCAAGGAGCTGCTCCACTGGTTCGAGCCGTGGCGGAAGGTGCTGGTGTGGGACGAGCCGCACGCGCAGTGGTTCGTGGGCGGCAAGACGAACCTCGCCTACAACTGCCTCGACCTCCAGGTCGAGCGCGGCCACGCCAACAAGGTGGCGTTCTTCTGGGAGGGCGAGCCGGGCGACAGGCGCACGCTCACCTACGGCCAGCTCCTCGAGGAGGTCAGCCGCTTCGCGAACGTGCTGAAGGGCAAGGGCGTGGGCCTCGGGGACCGCGTGGCCATCTACATGCCGATGATCCCCGAGACCGTGGTGGCCATGCTGGCCTGCGCCCGCATCGGCGCCACCCACTCGGTGGTCTTCGGCGGCTTCTCGGCCAGCGCCCTGGCCGATCGCATCAACGACGCCCAGGCCGAGGTCGTGATCACCGCCGACGGCGGCTACCGCCGCGGGCAGGTCCTGCCGCTGAAGCCGGCCGTCGACGAGGCCCTGCGCGAGACGCCGAGCGTGCGCAGCGTGATCGTGGTCAGGCGGGCCGAGAACCCCGTGAGCATGGAACGCGGGCGCGACGAGTGGTACCACGACCTCATGCGCGAGGCGTCAGACGACTGCCCCGCGGTGCCCGTCGACGCCGAGCACCCCGCCTACATCCTCTACACCTCGGGCTCCACGGGCCGGCCCAAGGGCGTCCTGCACACCACCGCCGGCTACCAGGTGTACACGGCGCTGACGACCAAGTACGTCTTCGACCTCAAGGAGGACGACGTCTTCTGGTGCACCGCCGACGTCGGCTGGGTCACGGGGCACAGCTACATCGTCTACGGACCCATGGCACTGGGCGCCACGCAGGTCATGTACGAGGGCAACCCCGTCTACCCCGGGCCCGACAGGCTGTGGGAGCTGGTGGCCCGCTACAACGTGACGATCTTCTACACGGCCCCCACGGCGATCCGCACGTTCGTGAAGCTGGGCGCCGAGCACCCGGCGCGGCACGACCTCACCACGCTGCGGCTCATCGGCACCGTGGGCGAGCCGATCAACCCCGAGGCCTGGATCTGGTACCGCCGCGTGATCGGCGGCGACCGCTGCCCCGTGGTGGACACCTGGTGGCAGACCGAGACCGGCGGCATCATGATCTCCACGCTCCCCGGCGTGCACGCCACCAAGCCGGGCTCCGCGGGCGTGCCTCTGTTCGGCGTCGAGGCCGCCGTCGTCGACGCCGAGGGCGAGGAGGTCGGCCCGAACCAGGGCGGCTACCTGGTGATCAAGCGCCCGTGGCCGGGCATGCTGCGCACCGTGTACGGCGACGACGACAGGTACCGCAACCAGTACTGGGGCGAGGTGCCGCACGCCTACTTCTCCGGCGACGGCGCCAGGCGCGACGAGGACGGCTACTTCTGGATCATGGGCCGCGTCGACGACGTCGTGAACGTCTCCGGCCACCGCCTGGGCACGATGGAGGTGGAGTCGGCGCTGGTCTCGCACCCCAAGGTCGCCGAGGCGGCCGTCGTGGGACGGCCGGACGAGCTCAAGGGCCAGGCGATCGTGGCCTTCGTGACGCTCGAGCAGGGGTTCGAGGCCACAGAGGACCTGCGCGAGGAGCTGAAGAGGCACGTCGTGCGCGAGATCGGCGCCATCGCCAGGCCGGAGGAGATCCGCTTCGCCGACTCGTTGCCCAAGACGCGCTCCGGCAAGATCATGCGCCGGCTGCTGCGCAGCGTCGCCACCGGCCAGGAGCTCACGGGCGACGTCAGCACGCTCGAGGACCGCACCGTCGTCGAGAGGCTGCGCGCGGCGGACGCGTGAGCCGAGGCAGCTAGGGGAACCTGGAGCGAGTCGCCGCCGGGCCAGCGGAGCCGGGGCGCGTTGGCCGACGCCTCACAGCCGGCCTAGAGGTCGCGCCTCACTTCGCGCGCCGGGCGTCTAGGGGCCGACCGCGCCGGCGTCGACCGCGCGTGGCCGGCCGCCGCGGGAGGAGCGCCCGCCACCCTCCGCCTGCGGCCGGCCGCGCGTCTGGCCCACCTGGCTGTAGAGGATCGAGCCCACGAGCAGCGCCCCGCCGACGACGCCGCGCCAGCCGAGCTCCTCGCCGAGCAGCAGGTAGGCGAACAGGGCCGCGAACACCGGCTCGAGCCCGAACACGAGGGCGGCCACGTGGGCGGGCACGACCCGCTGCGCGTGCACCTGCAGCACGGCCACGCCGGCGGTGGCCACGAGGGCCAGGAAGGCGACGGCGGCCCACGTCCTCACCGGCACCGTGGGGATCACGTGGGCGACCGGCGTCGCCCACAGCCAGGCCAGCGCCAGCATGGGCAGGTGCTGCATGAAGGCGAGCGAGTTGGCGTTCACGCGACCGCTCACCTCGCCCAGGTAGACGATGAACAGCGCGTAGGTCACGGCGGTGACGAGGATCAGCAGGTCGCCGGCGTTCACGGACGAGAGGCCGTCGCGCGTGGCGATGATCGCCAGGCCGACGAACCCCACGGACGCGGCCAGGTAATCGCGCGCGAGCAGTGGCCGGCGCCAGAAGGCCGCGGCCGCCACGGGCGTCAGCACCACCGAGAGGCCCGTGATGAAGGCGGCGTTCGAGGCCGAAGTGATGCCCAGGCCGACCGTCTGGGTCGCGAAGCCGATGAACGCCAGGACCCCGAGCCACAGCGACGGCACCAACGCCCGGCGGTCGAAGCCCGTCCAGGCCAGCGCCAGCGCGGCCAGCGTGAACCGCGCGGCCAGCAGCAGCGAGGCCGGGATCGTGTCGAGCGCGTCCTTGACGATGACGAAGGTCGACCCCCAGACGACGGTGATCGCCACGAGGACACCGAGTCCCAGGGTCGGCGACATCCGGCCCATTCTCCCACGGCCCGCGGGGGCGGCGAGGAGGGCTGGGGCGAGGTCCGTGGTCCGGCGCGCCGAGGCGCGACGCGACCGACCGCCCGTGCGTCCTTCCGCGACGCCGTGGCGCGTCGGTGCTCTTGGCCAGCGCGCTGCGGCGCGCGACCCCCCGCCCCGGTGCGGGCCCCGCTACCATGGCTGCGATGGCGGTCCGCGAGGTCCCGGCGAGGTCGTTGGTGGGCGGTTCGCGCGTCGGCTACGGCGAGGACGCGCACCGCCTGGCGGCCGGGCGGGCCCTCTGGCTGGGCGGGCACTCGATCCCCGAGGCGCCGCGCGGCGCGGCGGCCCACAGCGACGGCGACGCGCTGCTGCACGCGCTCTCCGACGCGGTCCTCTCGGCCTTCGCGCTGGGGGACATCGGCGTCCACTTCCCGCCGGGGCAGCCCGAGACCGCCGACATGGACAGCCGCCTGATCCTCAAGCGCTGCCTGGAGCTGGTCGCCGAGCGGGCGCCGGGCGCCCGCCTCGTGAACGCCGCCGCCGTCGTGACGCTCGACGCCCCCAAGCTCGGCCCCCACCGCGACGCCATAGT
This region includes:
- a CDS encoding DMT family transporter, translating into MSPTLGLGVLVAITVVWGSTFVIVKDALDTIPASLLLAARFTLAALALAWTGFDRRALVPSLWLGVLAFIGFATQTVGLGITSASNAAFITGLSVVLTPVAAAAFWRRPLLARDYLAASVGFVGLAIIATRDGLSSVNAGDLLILVTAVTYALFIVYLGEVSGRVNANSLAFMQHLPMLALAWLWATPVAHVIPTVPVRTWAAVAFLALVATAGVAVLQVHAQRVVPAHVAALVFGLEPVFAALFAYLLLGEELGWRGVVGGALLVGSILYSQVGQTRGRPQAEGGGRSSRGGRPRAVDAGAVGP
- the ispF gene encoding 2-C-methyl-D-erythritol 2,4-cyclodiphosphate synthase — its product is MAVREVPARSLVGGSRVGYGEDAHRLAAGRALWLGGHSIPEAPRGAAAHSDGDALLHALSDAVLSAFALGDIGVHFPPGQPETADMDSRLILKRCLELVAERAPGARLVNAAAVVTLDAPKLGPHRDAIVASCAEFLGLAPGRFGLTFKTSEGLAPDHVQARATVLFEV
- the acs gene encoding acetate--CoA ligase gives rise to the protein MAESIESVLQESRTFSPSESFRSRAHVSDPAEFQRMYRRSLDDPEGFWGDAAKELLHWFEPWRKVLVWDEPHAQWFVGGKTNLAYNCLDLQVERGHANKVAFFWEGEPGDRRTLTYGQLLEEVSRFANVLKGKGVGLGDRVAIYMPMIPETVVAMLACARIGATHSVVFGGFSASALADRINDAQAEVVITADGGYRRGQVLPLKPAVDEALRETPSVRSVIVVRRAENPVSMERGRDEWYHDLMREASDDCPAVPVDAEHPAYILYTSGSTGRPKGVLHTTAGYQVYTALTTKYVFDLKEDDVFWCTADVGWVTGHSYIVYGPMALGATQVMYEGNPVYPGPDRLWELVARYNVTIFYTAPTAIRTFVKLGAEHPARHDLTTLRLIGTVGEPINPEAWIWYRRVIGGDRCPVVDTWWQTETGGIMISTLPGVHATKPGSAGVPLFGVEAAVVDAEGEEVGPNQGGYLVIKRPWPGMLRTVYGDDDRYRNQYWGEVPHAYFSGDGARRDEDGYFWIMGRVDDVVNVSGHRLGTMEVESALVSHPKVAEAAVVGRPDELKGQAIVAFVTLEQGFEATEDLREELKRHVVREIGAIARPEEIRFADSLPKTRSGKIMRRLLRSVATGQELTGDVSTLEDRTVVERLRAADA